One Hevea brasiliensis isolate MT/VB/25A 57/8 chromosome 5, ASM3005281v1, whole genome shotgun sequence genomic region harbors:
- the LOC110662656 gene encoding phosphatidylinositol 4-phosphate 5-kinase 9 isoform X2 — translation MSGLVAIADNVERVLTSADRTKSVDAISDRDRLSISINGETTHASSEAASFRVGELSLPNGESYSGSLLSNVPEGHGKYVWSDGCIYEGEWRRGMRHGNGKIQWPSGAAYEGEFSGGYMHGTGTYIGSNNLTYKGRWRLNLKHGLGYQVYSNGDIFEGSWIQGTPEGPGKYTWANGNVYLGNMKGGKMTGKGTLTWINGDSFEGSWLNGMMHGFGVYTWNDGGCYVGTWTHGLKDGKGSFYPKGSRFPAVQERYLNALRKRGLLPDLRKQNHAHIHHASSVDMANVKIGGNQGSHRNSSDKLSKGNLLTLEQSRNKNVSLERRWSLEVSIEKVIGHDSSLELSESALEGMEKEFETNAAPILEREYMQGVLINELVLNNNFSSTSRRAKRRQKRLAKEVKRPGETIIKGHRSYDLMLSLQLGIRYTVGKITPVQRREVRSSDFGPRASFWMNFPKDGSQLTPPHQSDDFKWKDYCPMVFRNLREMFKIDAADYMMSICGNDALRELSSPGKSGSIFFLSQDDRFMIKTLRKSEVQVLLKMLPDYHHHVRSYENTLITKFFGLHRIKPSSGQKFRFVVMGNMFCTELRIHRRFDLKGSSLGRSTDKIEIDENTTLKDLDLNYCFYLEPSWREALLKQIETDSKFLEAQHIMDYSLLLGVHYRAPQRLRSLMSYNRSIRAEGLGVLAEDGGCLI, via the exons ATGTCTGGTCTTGTGGCCATTGCTGATAATGTTGAAAGAGTACTAACTTCTGCAGACAGAACAAAATCTGTTGATGCCATCTCTGATAGAGACCGCTTGTCTATATCAATCAACGGTGAAACTACCCATGCTTCCTCTGAAGCTGCTTCCTTTAGAGTTGGGGAGCTCAGTCTTCCCAATGGGGAATCATATTCTGGGTCGTTGCTCAGCAATGTACCTGAGGGCCATGGGAAGTACGTGTGGTCAGATGGTTGCATTTATGAGGGAGAATGGAGACGGGGGATGAGGCATGGAAATGGAAAAATTCAATGGCCTTCTGGAGCTGCTTATGAGGGTGAATTTTCAGGTGGTTATATGCATGGTACGGGGACCTATATTGGTTCCAATAATTTGACCTATAAGGGAAGATGGCGGTTGAATCTCAAACATGGGTTAGGATATCAAGTTTATTCTAACGGAGATATCTTTGAGGGCTCCTGGATCCAAGGAACACCAGAAGGACCAGGCAAGTATACCTGGGCTAATGGGAATGTTTATCTTGGGAATATGAAAGGAGGTAAAATGACAGGTAAAGGGACTCTTACATGGATAAACGGTGACTCGTTTGAGGGAAGCTGGTTAAATGGTATGATGCATGGATTTGGAGTATATACATGGAATGATGGTGGTTGCTATGTTGGAACTTGGACACACGGTCTCAAGGATGGCAAAGGATCATTTTATCCAAAAGGAAGCCGGTTTCCAGCTGTACAAGAACGATATCTCAATGCTTTAAGAAAACGAGGATTACTGCCAGATTTGAGAAAGCAGAACCATGCACATATTCATCATGCTTCGTCAGTGGATATGGCAAATGTCAAGATTGGTGGGAACCAGGGATCTCATCGTAATTCATCCGATAAACTATCCAAGGGAAACTTACTAACTTTAGAGCAGTCTCGCAACAAGAATGTTTCCCTGGAAAGGCGTTGGAGTCTTGAGGTATCAATTGAAAAAGTGATAGGACATGATTCATCATTAGAGTTATCAGAATCTGCCTTAGAAGGCATGGAGAAAGAGTTTGAAACCAATGCAGCGCCAATCTTGGAACGTGAATATATGCAAGGTGTTCTAATTAATGAACTTGTATTAAATAATAACTTTTCATCAACGTCTAGAAGAGCCAAACGTCGACAAAAGAGACTGGCAAAGGAGGTTAAGAGGCCTGGTGAAACAATCATTAAAGGGCACAGGAGTTACGATTTGATGCTCAGTTTGCAGCTTGGAATCAG GTATACTGTTGGAAAAATTACACCTGTACAGAGGCGAGAAGTTCGCTCATCAGATTTTGGTCCAAGAGCAAGCTTTTGGATGAATTTTCCAAAAGATGGATCACAGTTAACCCCGCCCCATCAATCAGATGATTTTAAGTGGAAAGACTACTGCCCAATGGTCTTCAG GAATTTGAGGGAGATGTTCAAGATAGATGCTGCTGACTACATGATGTCCATTTGTGGAAATGATGCACTTAGGGAACTTTCCTCTCCTGGGAAAAGTGGTAGCATCTTTTTCTTGTCTCAAGATGATCGCTTCATGATTAAGACGCTCCGGAAGTCTGAAGTACAG GTACTCCTGAAAATGCTTCCAGACTATCACCATCATGTGAGGTCGTATGAAAATACACTCATAACAAAATTTTTTGGTCTTCATAGGATCAAACCTTCAAGTGGTCAAAAG TTTCGCTTTGTAGTAATGGGAAATATGTTCTGCACAGAATTGAGGATCCACCGAAGATTCGATTTGAAAGGTTCATCACTAGGTCGATCTACAGACAAAATTGAAATTGATGAAAACACGACACTGAAGGATTTGGATCTAAACTATTGCTTCTATTTGGAACCTTCATGGCGTGAAGCTTTATTAAA GCAGATTGAGACTGACAGTAAATTTTTGGAAGCACAACACATCATGGATTACAGCCTTTTGCTGGGTGTGCATTATCGAGCCCCCCAACGCCTGCGATCTCTAATGTCCTACAATCGAAGCATAAGAGCTGAAGGGCTGGGAGTGTTGGCAGAGGACGGTGGGTGTCTTATTTGA
- the LOC110662656 gene encoding phosphatidylinositol 4-phosphate 5-kinase 9 isoform X1, producing MSGLVAIADNVERVLTSADRTKSVDAISDRDRLSISINGETTHASSEAASFRVGELSLPNGESYSGSLLSNVPEGHGKYVWSDGCIYEGEWRRGMRHGNGKIQWPSGAAYEGEFSGGYMHGTGTYIGSNNLTYKGRWRLNLKHGLGYQVYSNGDIFEGSWIQGTPEGPGKYTWANGNVYLGNMKGGKMTGKGTLTWINGDSFEGSWLNGMMHGFGVYTWNDGGCYVGTWTHGLKDGKGSFYPKGSRFPAVQERYLNALRKRGLLPDLRKQNHAHIHHASSVDMANVKIGGNQGSHRNSSDKLSKGNLLTLEQSRNKNVSLERRWSLEVSIEKVIGHDSSLELSESALEGMEKEFETNAAPILEREYMQGVLINELVLNNNFSSTSRRAKRRQKRLAKEVKRPGETIIKGHRSYDLMLSLQLGIRYTVGKITPVQRREVRSSDFGPRASFWMNFPKDGSQLTPPHQSDDFKWKDYCPMVFRNLREMFKIDAADYMMSICGNDALRELSSPGKSGSIFFLSQDDRFMIKTLRKSEVQVLLKMLPDYHHHVRSYENTLITKFFGLHRIKPSSGQKFRFVVMGNMFCTELRIHRRFDLKGSSLGRSTDKIEIDENTTLKDLDLNYCFYLEPSWREALLKQIETDSKFLEAQHIMDYSLLLGVHYRAPQRLRSLMSYNRSIRAEGLGVLAEDDTIEDEHYPQGLVLVPRGTDDNSVVVGSHIRGSRLRASSAGDEEVDLLLPGTARLQIQLGVNMPARAEQIPGKEEKQTFHEVYDVVLYLGIIDILQEYNMSKKIEHAYKSLQFDSLSISAVDPTFYSSRFLEFIHGVFPPNALAG from the exons ATGTCTGGTCTTGTGGCCATTGCTGATAATGTTGAAAGAGTACTAACTTCTGCAGACAGAACAAAATCTGTTGATGCCATCTCTGATAGAGACCGCTTGTCTATATCAATCAACGGTGAAACTACCCATGCTTCCTCTGAAGCTGCTTCCTTTAGAGTTGGGGAGCTCAGTCTTCCCAATGGGGAATCATATTCTGGGTCGTTGCTCAGCAATGTACCTGAGGGCCATGGGAAGTACGTGTGGTCAGATGGTTGCATTTATGAGGGAGAATGGAGACGGGGGATGAGGCATGGAAATGGAAAAATTCAATGGCCTTCTGGAGCTGCTTATGAGGGTGAATTTTCAGGTGGTTATATGCATGGTACGGGGACCTATATTGGTTCCAATAATTTGACCTATAAGGGAAGATGGCGGTTGAATCTCAAACATGGGTTAGGATATCAAGTTTATTCTAACGGAGATATCTTTGAGGGCTCCTGGATCCAAGGAACACCAGAAGGACCAGGCAAGTATACCTGGGCTAATGGGAATGTTTATCTTGGGAATATGAAAGGAGGTAAAATGACAGGTAAAGGGACTCTTACATGGATAAACGGTGACTCGTTTGAGGGAAGCTGGTTAAATGGTATGATGCATGGATTTGGAGTATATACATGGAATGATGGTGGTTGCTATGTTGGAACTTGGACACACGGTCTCAAGGATGGCAAAGGATCATTTTATCCAAAAGGAAGCCGGTTTCCAGCTGTACAAGAACGATATCTCAATGCTTTAAGAAAACGAGGATTACTGCCAGATTTGAGAAAGCAGAACCATGCACATATTCATCATGCTTCGTCAGTGGATATGGCAAATGTCAAGATTGGTGGGAACCAGGGATCTCATCGTAATTCATCCGATAAACTATCCAAGGGAAACTTACTAACTTTAGAGCAGTCTCGCAACAAGAATGTTTCCCTGGAAAGGCGTTGGAGTCTTGAGGTATCAATTGAAAAAGTGATAGGACATGATTCATCATTAGAGTTATCAGAATCTGCCTTAGAAGGCATGGAGAAAGAGTTTGAAACCAATGCAGCGCCAATCTTGGAACGTGAATATATGCAAGGTGTTCTAATTAATGAACTTGTATTAAATAATAACTTTTCATCAACGTCTAGAAGAGCCAAACGTCGACAAAAGAGACTGGCAAAGGAGGTTAAGAGGCCTGGTGAAACAATCATTAAAGGGCACAGGAGTTACGATTTGATGCTCAGTTTGCAGCTTGGAATCAG GTATACTGTTGGAAAAATTACACCTGTACAGAGGCGAGAAGTTCGCTCATCAGATTTTGGTCCAAGAGCAAGCTTTTGGATGAATTTTCCAAAAGATGGATCACAGTTAACCCCGCCCCATCAATCAGATGATTTTAAGTGGAAAGACTACTGCCCAATGGTCTTCAG GAATTTGAGGGAGATGTTCAAGATAGATGCTGCTGACTACATGATGTCCATTTGTGGAAATGATGCACTTAGGGAACTTTCCTCTCCTGGGAAAAGTGGTAGCATCTTTTTCTTGTCTCAAGATGATCGCTTCATGATTAAGACGCTCCGGAAGTCTGAAGTACAG GTACTCCTGAAAATGCTTCCAGACTATCACCATCATGTGAGGTCGTATGAAAATACACTCATAACAAAATTTTTTGGTCTTCATAGGATCAAACCTTCAAGTGGTCAAAAG TTTCGCTTTGTAGTAATGGGAAATATGTTCTGCACAGAATTGAGGATCCACCGAAGATTCGATTTGAAAGGTTCATCACTAGGTCGATCTACAGACAAAATTGAAATTGATGAAAACACGACACTGAAGGATTTGGATCTAAACTATTGCTTCTATTTGGAACCTTCATGGCGTGAAGCTTTATTAAA GCAGATTGAGACTGACAGTAAATTTTTGGAAGCACAACACATCATGGATTACAGCCTTTTGCTGGGTGTGCATTATCGAGCCCCCCAACGCCTGCGATCTCTAATGTCCTACAATCGAAGCATAAGAGCTGAAGGGCTGGGAGTGTTGGCAGAGGACG ATACCATAGAAGATGAACACTACCCACAAGGTCTTGTTTTGGTCCCCCGTGGAACAGATGATAATAGTGTTGTTGTGGGTTCTCACATTAGAGGTAGCCGATTGCGAGCATCATCTGCTGGTGATGAGGAAGTGGATCTCCTTCTTCCTGGTACAGCAAG GCTTCAAATCCAGCTTGGTGTGAACATGCCTGCAAGGGCAGAGCAGATTCCAGGGAAAGAGGAAAAACAGACATTTCACGAAGTATACGACGTTGTTCTTTATCTTGGCATAATTGATATACTTCAGGAGTACAATATGAGTAAGAAGATAGAACATGCATACAAATCTCTTCAGTTCGATTCCTTGTCCATCTCCGCTGTGGATCCTACATTTTACTCCAGCCGTTTCCTTGAGTTCATCCATGGGGTGTTTCCCCCTAATGCCTTGGcaggttaa
- the LOC110662658 gene encoding uncharacterized protein LOC110662658: MDREWGSKPGSGGAASAQNEAIDRRERLRRLALETIDLAKDPYFMRNHLGSYECKLCLTLHNNEGNYLAHTQGKRHQTNLAKRAAREAKEAPALPQPNKRKVNIRKTVKIGRPGYRVTKQFDPETKQRSLLFQIEYPEIEDNTKPRHRFMSSFEQKVQPYDKRYQYLLFAAEPYEIIAFKVPSTEIDKSTPKFFSHWDPDSKMFTLQLYFKSKPAEANKPQSAPAANGISAPGVPPRSLPPPPQAPPPPPQGLPAGSRPPPPPIPGSLPPPPPMANGPRPMPPGGTPPAPPPPPGGSGAMANFTPGAQVGRPPMPPSFSSQQM; the protein is encoded by the exons ATGGATAGAGAATGGGGTTCCAAGCCGGGCAGCGGTGGCGCCGCCTCGGCCCAGAACGAGGCCATTGACCGCCGCGAGCGTCTCCGCCGGCTCGCACTTGAGACCATCGATCTAGCCAAGGATCCATATTTCATGCGCAACCACCTTGGGAG TTATGAGTGTAAGCTGTGTCTGACTTTGCACAACAATGAAGGGAACTATTTGGCTCACACTCAAGGGAAGAGACACCAGACCAATTTGGCCAAGAGAGCTGCTCGCGAGGCTAAGGAGGCTCCTGCTCTCCCCCAGCCCAACAAGCGCAAGGTTAACATTCGCAAGACAG TTAAAATTGGAAGGCCTGGGTACCGAGTTACAAAGCAATTTGATCCAGAGACAAAGCAGAgatctcttctcttccag ATTGAATATCCTGAGATAGAAGACAATACAAAACCAAGACATCGATTTATGTCATCTTTTGAGCAG AAAGTGCAACCCTATGACAAGAGATACCAGTATCTTTTATTTGCTGCAGAACCTTATGAGATCATTGCTTTCAAG GTTCCTAGCACAGAAATTGATAAATCCACTCCGAAGTTCTTCTCACATTGGGATCCTGACTCAAAGATGTTCACG TTGCAGTTATATTTCAAATCCAAGCCAGCAGAAGCAAACAAACCTCAATCTGCCCCTGCGGCAAATGGCATATCTGCTCCTGGTGTCCCACCAAGGTCTTTGCCGCCCCCTCCCCAAGCTCCACCACCTCCACCACAAGGACTACCAGCAGGATCTAGACCACCTCCACCACCAATTCCTGGATcattacctcctccacctccAATGGCAAATGGTCCCAGGCCGATGCCTCCTGGTGGCACTCCACCCgccccacctcctcctcctggtgGTAGTGGTGCAATGGCAAATTTCACTCCTGGTGCTCAGGTGGGCAGGCCTCCAATGCCTCCAAGTTTTTCTAGCCAACAGATGTAG